Part of the Desulfobaccales bacterium genome, GCCGTGTGGAGAGGATAACTTACCCTCGTGCGCACATCCTGGCACCTGACACCTGACACCTAACACCTGCTTTTAAACTTTTATCTCTACGTCCACCCCGGCTGCCAGGTCCAACTTGCTGATGGCGTCCATGGTTTGCTGGGTCGGTTCCAAGATGTCCATCAGGCGCTTATAGGTCCGGACTTCGAACTGCTCCCGGGACTTCTTGTCGATATGCGGGGAGCGCAGCACGGTGTATTTGTTGATTTCCGTGGGCAGCGGAATTGGTCCCGCCACCCGGGCGCCGGTGCTCCGGGCCGTTTCCACGATCTCCAGCACCGATTTGTCCAACAGCTTGTAATCGTAAGATCGCAAGCGAATGCGAATCTTGGGCGTAATCATGAATTTACCTTTATTCTACAATCTCGCTCACCACGCCGGCGCCCACAGTGCGGCCGCCTTCACGGATGGCGAAACGGAGTTCTTTTTCCAGGGCCACTGGGGTGATCAGGGTCACTTCCATCTGGACGTT contains:
- the rpsJ gene encoding 30S ribosomal protein S10, encoding MITPKIRIRLRSYDYKLLDKSVLEIVETARSTGARVAGPIPLPTEINKYTVLRSPHIDKKSREQFEVRTYKRLMDILEPTQQTMDAISKLDLAAGVDVEIKV